The following are encoded in a window of Sminthopsis crassicaudata isolate SCR6 chromosome 3, ASM4859323v1, whole genome shotgun sequence genomic DNA:
- the LOC141562374 gene encoding tripartite motif-containing protein 51-like yields the protein MAAAAVEMLQQLQNQITCPICWKYFCEPVTIGCGHSFCRACLPSTAVTAFSCPECRQVSQVRGFPLLNGSLAELTKLGKQLSSQLFQSTGGQRRCAIHKEVLEFFCEDDQTVLCLRCCQAPEHGAHRHCPVEEAVSNSRKKMQHLQRCLQKYFKETKKLLVKEKKSVIDWEKMISREYREWDSLMRDELYHYLERMDQEKKNKKERLSQESSTLQDLMLDLQEADSQPNLDLLRDVKELLERSKSALSQRAKALIPEVRVCPIFGMIEILNQFRVDIRLEPASASPCLIVAEDLKSVRAGEGWQVDTHPGDDSDLHMVLAEQAFSSGIQYWEVDEQSLLP from the exons atggctgctgctgctgtggaaATGCTGCAGCAATTGCAGAACCAGATCACGTGTCCCATCTGTTGGAAGTACTTCTGTGAGCCAGTCACCATCGGGTGTGGGCACAGCTTTTGCCGAGCATGTCTCCCAAGCACAGCAGTTACAGCTTTCTCTTGCCCTGAATGCAGGcaagtgtctcaggtcagagGCTTCCCATTACTCAATGGGAGCCTAGCAGAGCTGACTAAACTGGGCAAACAGCTCAGCTCCCAGCTGTTTCAGAGTACTGGAGGACAGAGGCGCTGTGCCATTCACAAAGAAGTCTTGGAGTTCTTTTGTGAAGACGACCAGACCGTGCTCTGTCTAAGATGTTGTCAAGCCCCAGAGCATGGGGCTCACAGGCACTGTCCTGTAGAAGAAGCTGTGTCCAATTCCAGGAAGAAGATGCAGCACCTGCAAAGATGCTTACAGAAGTACtttaaggaaactaagaaacTTCTTGTTAAGGAAAAGAAATCTGTTATTGACTGGGAGAAGATGATCAGCAGAGAATACCGGGAATGGGATTCCCTCATGCGGGATGAGTTATATCATTATCTGGAAAGGAtggatcaagaaaaaaagaacaagaaggagaGACTATCCCAGGAAAGCAGCACCCTTCAGGACCTCATGCTAGATCTACAGGAAGCAGACTCCCAACCCAATCTGGATCTTCTCCGGGATGTCAAGGAGTTGCTGGAAAGGAGCAAGTCAGCATTGTCCCAAAGGGCCAAGGCTCTCATCCCAGAGGTGAGAGTGTGTCCTATCTTTGGCATGATAGAGATCCTCAACCAATTCAGAGTGGACATCAGGTTGGAACCCGCATCAGCCAGTCCTTGCCTGATTGTGGCTGAGGATCTGAAGAGTGTAAGAGCTGGAGAAGGCTGGCAGGTGGACACCCACCCTGGTGATGACTCTGATCTTCACATGGTCCTTGCTGAGCAGGCCTTCTCCTCAGGCATACAGTACTGGGAGGTGGAT GAACAAAGCCTGCTCCCATGA